One genomic region from Rosa rugosa chromosome 1, drRosRugo1.1, whole genome shotgun sequence encodes:
- the LOC133706844 gene encoding large ribosomal subunit protein uL15x, with the protein MTTRFKKNRKKRGHVSAGHGRIGKHRKHPGGRGNAGGMHHHRILFDKYHPGYFGKVGMRYFHKLRNKFHCPIVNLEKLWSMVPQEVKDKATKGEAPMLDVTQFGYFKVLGKGKLPGSQPLVVKTKLISKVAEKKIKEAGGAVVLTA; encoded by the coding sequence aTGACGACGAGGTTCAAGAAGAACCGGAAGAAGAGAGGCCACGTCAGCGCCGGGCACGGCCGTATCGGCAAGCACCGCAAGCATCCCGGTGGGCGGGGAAACGCCGGAGGCATGCACCACCACCGGATTCTGTTCGACAAGTACCACCCGGGGTATTTCGGTAAAGTCGGGATGCGCTACTTCCACAAGCTCCGCAACAAGTTCCATTGCCCCATCGTGAACCTCGAGAAGCTCTGGTCCATGGTGCCCCAGGAGGTCAAGGACAAGGCGACCAAGGGCGAGGCTCCGATGCTCGACGTCACTcagttcggctacttcaaggtcTTGGGCAAGGGGAAGCTTCCCGGATCTCAGCCGTTGGTTGTGAAGACCAAGCTGATCTCCAAGGTCGCCGAGAAGAAGATCAAGGAGGCTGGTGGCGCCGTCGTGCTCACCGCCTAG
- the LOC133726611 gene encoding uncharacterized protein LOC133726611 produces MAAEPETGTDASKAKPRPIVRLGIFLISHSFFFSVVFSTAGVLALLLLPVLAKNTYISENSLMPGSVAPMLSDHEVAEANRLIDDLTALNSKPLGSVIGSRRLVAQYMSNSGAEISFHKFHPQINQFHPLHFFSSPDSRIIEQNVSCALHGVNTVGIIRAPRGDGKEAIVLVTPFNSAKVNKNEVLSLGIAYSVFSLLTRVPWLAKDVIWLVADSQFGEYAAVSAWLRDYHTPVFSGLGTIDAEMCPEGNNLHGMEENHFTERMTYDGFKRAGTMAAALVVKVGDRSHQYEDSLSIYAEASNGQMPNLDLINTVNYLAVHRQGLRVKVEKLRSLLDMGWLETLGEMFELLGHYARSINPQLKFGIPAAEYIEGSATLASSLYYQALGVPTGPHGAFRDYQVDAITVEILPKVYTLGNKRQNDFLLRSGRLIEGVVQSVNNLLEKFHQSFFLYLLTSPSKFVSVGVYMIAFVLLVAPLPMVAASLFVNSSNSDDSLNTEKPAPSATAADSTPLVTAYESSPLLSAANSSSLATTAGCITLSSWKWLYAAKKSFVVYLWASVVSLLPYFICQIPNCTPTTSFIIWVLLSILSFVVMYMILASPFSDATNSRSQKEWAILKSVTMSAAFIGLCLMSIINFATAEIGGLLIVPMCLMAHPLKLDVKTRSLRTISRAACNLVLGIVGFPPVTFIVLKGAFEGYSSISVGDFWSWVESLWVWNSATYLYIGVVHLPSWVLCIHILFHHC; encoded by the exons ATGGCGGCCGAGCCTGAGACCGGAACCGACGCCTCCAAGGCCAAACCACGACCCATCGTACGCCTCGGGATCTTCCTCATCTCTCATAGCTTCTTCTTCAG TGTCGTCTTCTCCACCGCCGGCGTTTTGGCTCTTCTGCTGCTTCCGGTTCTCGCCAAGAACACTTACATCTCCGAGAATTCGCTTATGCCAG GCTCTGTGGCTCCCATGCTTTCCGATCATGAGGTTGCGGAGGCCAATAGATTGATAGACGATTTGACTGCTTTGAATTCCAAGCCTCTTGGTTCAGTAAT AGGAAGTCGAAGACTGGTAGCACAGTATATGTCAAATTCGGGCGCTGAAATTAGTTTTCACAAGTTCCACCCTCAGATAAATCAGTTTCACCCGCTGCACTTCTTTTCTAGCCCTGATTCGAGAATAATTGAACAGAACGTCAGTTGTGCATTGCATGGTGTCAACACTGTTGGAATTATAAGAGCACCACGCGGTGATGGGAAAGAAGCTATTGTGTTGGTGACTCCTTTCAATTCAGCGAAAGTTAACAAGAATGAGGTCTTATCTTTGGGAATTGCATACTCAGTATTTTCCTTGCTTACCAGAGTTCCTTGGCTGGCCAAGGATGTAATATGGCTCGTTGCAGATTCCCAATTTGGAGAGTATGCCGCAGTTTCTGCTTGGCTAAGAGACTATCACACTCCTGTATTCAGTGGACTGGGCACAATAGATGCAGAAATGTGTCCTGAAGGCAATAATCTGCATGGAATGGAAGAGAACCATTTTACAGAAAGGATGACTTATGATGGATTTAAACGGGCTGGGACCATGGCTGCAGCCCTTGTTGTGAAGGTTGGTGATCGGTCTCATCAATATGAGGACAGTCTAAGTATCTATGCTGAGGCATCCAATGGGCAGATGCCAAATCTTGACCTCATCAATACTGTGAATTATTTAGCAGTACATAGGCAAGGTTTGCGGGTAAAGGTGGAGAAATTGAGGTCTTTACTTGATATGGGATGGCTTGAGACTTTGGGTGAAATGTTTGAATTACTAGGCCATTATGCTAGAAGCATAAATCCCCAATTGAAATTTGGTATCCCAGCTGCAGAGTATATTGAGGGTAGTGCCACACTTGCAAGTTCATTATACTACCAG GCTTTGGGTGTACCCACTGGTCCCCATGGTGCTTTTCGTGATTACCAAGTTGATGCAATTACTGTGGAAATTTTGCCTAAAGTTTACACTTTGGGTAACAAAAGACAAAATGACTTTCTTCTGCGAAGTGGCCG ATTAATTGAAGGAGTTGTGCAATCTGTAAACAACCTTCTAGAAAAGTTTCACCAGTCATTTTTTCTATACCTATTAACATCTCCCAGTAAATTTGTGTCGGTGGGAGTCTACATGATTGCTTTTGTACTACTAGTTGCACCGCTCCCTATGGTGGCTGCCTCTCTCTTTGTAAATTCCAGTAACTCTGATGATAGTCTGAATACAGAGAAACCTGCTCCTTCAGCCACTGCTGCTGATTCTACTCCTTTGGTCACTGCTTATGAGTCTTCTCCTTTGCTCAGTGCTGCTAATTCTAGTTCTTTGGCCACTACTGCTGGTTGCATCACTCTCAGCTCATGGAAATGGCTTTATGCAGCAAAGAAATCTTTTGTTGTTTACTTGTGGGCCTCTGTTGTTTCGTTACTCCCGTATTTCATCTGTCAAATACCCAACTGCACTCCAACAACCAGCTTTATAATCTGGGTTTTGCTTTCAATACTCAGCTTTGTGGTCATGTATATGATTTTGGCTTCTCCATTTTCTGATGCTACTAACTCTCGATCACAAAAAGAGTGGGCCATCCTAAAATCAGTGACTATGTCAGCTGCATTCATTGGTTTGTGTCTCATGTCAATCATCAACTTCGCTACAGCAGAAATTGGGGGCTTACTGATTGTCCCCATGTGTTTGATGGCTCATCCTTTGAAGCTTGATGTTAAAACTAGGAGCTTGAGAACAATTTCAAGAGCAGCTTGTAATCTTGTTCTGGGGATTGTAGGATTTCCACCAGTTACTTTTATAGTTCTGAAAGGAGCATTCGAGGGTTACAGCAGCATTAGTGTCGGTGACTTCTGGTCTTGGGTGGAGTCTCTGTGGGTTTGGAATAGTGCCACTTACCTATATATTGGTGTGGTACACCTGCCATCCTGGGTTTTGTGTattcatatattgtttcacCACTGTTAA
- the LOC133726612 gene encoding F-box/LRR-repeat protein 4: MDKLLCDELVQEIFLRLPPPSSSSVSLVSKRWLHLHRTSRTSLTLRLTGDDSTVASLSSLLSHYPFLSCLSILLSDPRTNKTTLADQLLLLVCTFCAQLHSLRFLAGPVSVSSLNSLSTACTQLTSLCISLSRPLFLMWIISFPKLKELSVMVCSGFGVEQGNDYGEDSDAELGLESLCLSGIGAGDWGLGWLWRSCRKLKKLQLKSCEGVGDGNSFSSFIMCLQGVQEVELRTCRSILDGVLLKLAENCDSLTSLLVYDGGSREGLLRFFSQCHCNLQKLDFRLPLDLKNDHLLAVATKYRSLSSIRLQSCCLVSGEGLKALGTAVSSGLEELALINCDVVEREPGLLSTLGQNLRKLRKLDLSYNELLLDKEFMSMLVSCNYLVDLRVRGCKRLTNASIISMLKSCKCLESVDIMHCGGIQAEAVESFVLNSPQLKRVQVEQSKISDVAKTWASHKFIEAVA; encoded by the coding sequence ATGGACAAGTTGCTTTGTGATGAACTTGTACAAGAAATCTTCTTGAGACTGCCACCaccttcttcctcctctgtttctctGGTCTCCAAGCGCTGGCTTCACCTCCACCGCACCTCCAGAACCTCTCTCACTCTCCGCCTCACCGGAGACGATTCCACAGTcgcttctctctcctccctcctcTCTCACTACCCTTTCCTCTCTTGCCTCTCTATTCTGTTATCTGATCCCAGAACCAACAAGACCACTTTGGCTGATCAGCTCCTTCTGTTGGTCTGTACCTTTTGTGCTCAGCTACACAGCCTCAGGTTCTTGGCTGGTCCAGTTTCTGTGTCCTCCCTCAATTCTCTCTCTACAGCATGTACCCAACTCACCTCTCTATGTATCAGTCTCTCCAGGCCTCTCTTCCTCATGTGGATCATCAGTTTTCCAAAATTGAAAGAGTTGTCAGTCATGGTCTGCTCTGGCTTTGGGGTTGAACAAGGAAATGATTATGGTGAGGATTCTGATGCTGAATTGGGTTTAGAGAGTCTTTGTTTATCTGGGATTGGAGCTGGTGATTGGGGATTGGGTTGGCTTTGGAGGAGCTGTAGAAAGCTGAAGAAATTGCAGCTGAAGAGCTGTGAGGGGGTTGGGGATGGGAACTCTTTTTCGTCATTTATTATGTGCTTGCAGGGTGTTCAAGAAGTGGAGCTCAGGACTTGTAGGAGTATACTCGATGGGGTTCTGTTGAAATTGGCCGAAAATTGTGATTCTCTGACTTCTCTTTTGGTTTATGATGGTGGTAGCAGGGAGGGTCTGCTCAGGTTCTTTAGCCAATGCCATTGCAATTTGCAAAAACTCGATTTTCGATTGCCTCTTGACCTTAAGAATGATCATCTATTGGCTGTTGCTACGAAATACAGAAGCCTTTCAAGTATCAGGCTTCAGAGTTGTTGTCTTGTCAGTGGTGAAGGCCTAAAGGCACTCGGGACTGCTGTGAGTTCTGGCCTCGAAGAATTGGCACTAATAAACTGTGATGTGGTTGAAAGGGAACCAGGGTTGCTGTCCACATTAGGACAGAATTTGAGGAAACTGAGGAAATTGGATTTGTCGTACAATGAATTGTTGCTTGACAAGGAATTCATGTCGATGCTAGTTTCGTGTAACTATTTGGTTGATTTGAGGGTGAGAGGGTGCAAAAGGCTTACTAATGCATCCATCATTTCTATGTTAAAGAGCTGTAAATGTTTGGAGAGTGTTGATATTATGCACTGTGGTGGGATTCAGGCTGAAGCAGTCGAGTCTTTCGTTCTGAACTCTCCTCAGCTGAAACGGGTACAGGTGGAACAAAGCAAGATATCAGATGTTGCAAAGACATGGGCCTCGCATAAGTTCATTGAAGCTGTTGCTTGA
- the LOC133706854 gene encoding cyclin-dependent protein kinase inhibitor SMR6 has protein sequence MGFSKKSQVLDGGIESEGKKWVIAGISVRASLKPIKTKTRRAKESEEGSEEEEAGSTTPTAKEARIPEKFSCPAAPRKRRPASVCNFSGVREYFIPPDLETVFKLHVEKAN, from the coding sequence ATGGGTTTTTCGAAGAAGTCACAAGTGCTGGACGGAGGGATAGAGTCCGAGGGAAAGAAGTGGGTGATTGCCGGAATCTCGGTCCGAGCCTCGCTGAAGCCGATAAAGACGAAGACGAGGAGAGCCAAGGAGAGCGAGGAGGGCAGCGAAGAAGAAGAGGCGGGTTCAACAACCCCAACGGCGAAAGAAGCCAGAATACCGGAGAAGTTTTCGTGCCCGGCGGCGCCGAGAAAGCGGCGACCGGCGTCGGTGTGCAACTTCAGTGGGGTGAGGGAGTACTTCATCCCACCGGATTTGGAGACGGTTTTCAAACTCCATGTGGAGAAAGCAAACTAA